Proteins encoded in a region of the Nitrospirota bacterium genome:
- a CDS encoding carbamoyltransferase C-terminal domain-containing protein, protein MLILGLSNMRDAAAALVENGRIIAAAEEERFVRVKHVTALPVQAIRYCLRTAGVRLCDVDAVAVPWKYWQVGRRGALVFGAMIRSPQLCWVKGKRSTERLTQEWKELFFLRRYLTRLIDGTACPEPVFLDHHLCHAASSVLVSPFDRAAVLIVDGASEAHTTMLARADGHDIQVLQRVSLPHSAGQFYAAMTAYLGFKPDHDEYIVMGLAAYGEPRFAAALREQVLRLLPDGGFELNTKIFDFHLARQRMFSPAILRLLGPNRQPEDEVTQRHRDLAASAQMVLEETVLHLARHLQRLTGLDRLCLAGGVAYNCVANSRLWREAGFREIYIPSAAGDSGAAMGAALWLTHRRGALTERMVMRSASWGPEFTEQECLAALEQAGLSAERLPDDQLCEKVAGELENGRLVCWFQGRMEWGPRGLGNRSLLADPRREDMRELINAKVKLREPFRPFAPSVLEEKASEYFDLPAPSPFMLLTVPVLPSAKGLIPAVVHVDGSARVQTVDAMSNPRYRLLLEAFGRRTGIPILLNTSFNVNEPIVCTPEEAVDCFLRTDVEWLVLGNLLIGRPTAVKGDA, encoded by the coding sequence ATGCTGATACTCGGGCTCTCGAACATGCGGGATGCTGCTGCGGCGCTGGTCGAGAATGGCAGAATCATTGCCGCGGCAGAAGAAGAACGGTTCGTCCGGGTGAAACATGTCACGGCGCTGCCGGTACAGGCCATTCGCTATTGTCTCCGTACGGCTGGTGTGCGGTTGTGTGATGTGGATGCGGTAGCCGTGCCGTGGAAGTATTGGCAAGTCGGTCGGCGTGGAGCGCTGGTTTTTGGGGCGATGATCCGGTCGCCGCAACTCTGTTGGGTGAAGGGCAAGCGGAGCACAGAGCGGCTGACTCAGGAGTGGAAGGAGCTCTTCTTCCTTCGTCGCTATCTTACCCGGCTGATTGACGGAACCGCCTGCCCCGAACCAGTCTTTCTGGACCATCATCTCTGTCATGCTGCCAGCTCAGTTCTTGTCTCCCCGTTTGACCGCGCGGCCGTGCTCATCGTGGATGGGGCGTCGGAAGCCCATACCACCATGCTGGCACGGGCCGACGGCCACGATATTCAAGTGCTACAACGGGTATCGCTTCCCCATTCGGCAGGACAGTTCTATGCGGCCATGACCGCGTATCTAGGCTTTAAACCGGATCATGATGAATATATTGTGATGGGCTTGGCGGCGTACGGCGAGCCACGGTTTGCAGCGGCGCTTCGGGAACAGGTCCTCCGTCTGCTCCCCGATGGCGGGTTTGAGTTGAATACGAAGATCTTCGATTTTCACCTGGCCCGGCAGCGGATGTTTTCTCCCGCCATCCTTCGACTGTTGGGGCCCAATCGACAGCCAGAGGACGAGGTTACGCAGCGGCATCGAGATCTGGCCGCCAGTGCACAGATGGTTCTGGAAGAGACGGTGCTCCATCTCGCCCGTCATCTGCAACGCCTGACCGGTCTCGATCGGCTCTGTCTCGCCGGAGGCGTGGCTTATAATTGTGTCGCCAACAGTCGCCTGTGGCGGGAGGCTGGATTCCGCGAGATCTATATCCCTTCGGCGGCGGGGGATTCCGGGGCTGCCATGGGGGCGGCTCTGTGGCTGACTCACCGGCGCGGAGCGTTGACCGAGCGCATGGTCATGCGATCTGCTTCCTGGGGACCGGAGTTCACCGAGCAGGAGTGCCTGGCTGCGCTCGAACAGGCCGGGTTGTCAGCCGAACGTCTTCCCGACGATCAACTCTGCGAGAAGGTGGCGGGTGAGCTGGAGAATGGCCGGTTGGTCTGTTGGTTCCAAGGTCGGATGGAATGGGGGCCGCGCGGGCTGGGCAATCGCAGTCTGCTGGCCGATCCACGGCGGGAGGATATGCGGGAGTTGATCAATGCCAAGGTGAAACTCCGGGAGCCCTTTCGACCCTTTGCTCCATCGGTCCTTGAGGAGAAGGCCTCGGAGTATTTCGATCTGCCGGCGCCGTCGCCCTTCATGCTGTTGACGGTTCCGGTCCTCCCCTCGGCGAAAGGCCTGATCCCTGCCGTCGTCCATGTCGATGGTTCGGCGCGGGTTCAAACGGTGGATGCGATGTCCAATCCGCGCTATCGGTTGCTCCTGGAAGCGTTTGGTCGTCGGACGGGAATCCCTATACTCCTGAATACCTCGTTCAACGTCAATGAACCCATCGTCTGCACTCCGGAGGAGGCGGTGGATTGCTTCCTCCGCACGGACGTGGAGTGGCTGGTGTTGGGTAATCTGTTGATCGGCCGCCCCACAGCCGTGAAGGGTGACGCGTGA
- a CDS encoding glycosyltransferase family 2 protein: MSLRNNSGSIEWSIIIPAHNEAARILPYLRSITSYMQDRGRPYEVLVVDDGSTDTTATLVETAASSLPHIQLIQAPQRQGKGAAVRRGMQAATGQLQLFTDADGATPIQELARLEQALTRGADLAIGSRALASRLPDYAVQARFTRTLSGNLFNFIVQQCGLRGITDTQCGFKLFRRPVAIDLFSVSSIDGYGFDLELLYVAQQRGYRIAEIPVNWSDQPGSKVRVLRDGLAMLRELAVIRRNWAKGFYSSQAQNFHPATVGHLERPPQ, from the coding sequence GTGTCATTGCGAAACAACTCCGGCTCCATCGAGTGGTCGATCATCATTCCAGCCCATAACGAAGCGGCTCGCATCCTTCCCTATCTTCGAAGCATCACCTCGTACATGCAAGACCGAGGACGGCCCTATGAAGTCCTCGTGGTCGATGACGGTAGCACCGATACCACCGCCACTCTGGTTGAGACCGCGGCCTCTTCCCTGCCACACATTCAGTTAATCCAAGCTCCACAACGACAAGGAAAAGGGGCCGCCGTACGACGGGGGATGCAAGCCGCGACCGGACAACTCCAACTGTTTACCGATGCCGATGGGGCCACGCCGATTCAGGAACTCGCCCGGCTCGAACAGGCCCTGACACGCGGTGCCGACCTGGCTATCGGATCACGCGCATTGGCGTCCCGCTTGCCAGACTATGCAGTCCAGGCCCGCTTCACTCGAACCCTTTCTGGCAACCTGTTCAATTTCATCGTACAACAATGCGGCCTCAGAGGAATCACCGATACTCAATGCGGGTTCAAGCTATTCCGTCGACCGGTGGCCATCGACCTCTTTAGTGTCTCCTCGATCGATGGTTATGGTTTCGATCTCGAACTGCTCTACGTGGCGCAACAACGAGGATACCGTATCGCAGAAATACCGGTGAATTGGTCCGATCAGCCAGGCTCGAAAGTCCGCGTCCTCCGCGATGGCCTCGCCATGCTACGCGAATTGGCTGTGATCAGACGGAATTGGGCCAAGGGTTTCTATTCCTCTCAGGCGCAGAATTTCCATCCAGCAACAGTCGGCCACCTCGAACGCCCTCCTCAATAA
- a CDS encoding Do family serine endopeptidase, whose product MVMRSKGRDVLGLVAGLGLITSTFAFTVLPNEPTAFAAGVPAGLTQGFAEIVKKVTPAVVNIAVTGGGEGKGRGRKSPLPPGPFGGPPGEEGPEGELPTPPPMPPGGGHGRPDQSAGSGVIFDSNGFIVTNNHVVEGATQITVTLSDRREFTAKVVGTDPKTDLAVVKIDAKDLPSLKWADYDKLQVGDIVLAVGSPFGLSSTVTLGIISALGRGNVGIADYEDFIQTDAAINPGNSGGALVNMNGELMGINTAIFSRTGGSEGIGFAIPSSIALDIVESLQKTGKVVRGWMGVAIQEITPALAKSFKLPEQRKGVLISDVNENGPSHTAGMKRGDVVIAFNGKEVQNVSQLRNLVARTMVGKDAQVTVLRNGKEQTISVKVAERPTDEMLAKKEPSAPKEPVETAKLPDNVLASIRVQALDAATMSQLNIPAKMTGVVVTSVDAGGSAEAAGLQRGDVIQEVNHEVVKTLDDYQKASSKLKKDELAVLLLSRQGNSLFVAVNPK is encoded by the coding sequence ATGGTCATGCGGAGTAAGGGAAGGGATGTTCTGGGTCTTGTCGCAGGTCTTGGTTTAATTACAAGCACCTTCGCGTTTACTGTCCTACCGAATGAACCGACAGCCTTTGCCGCCGGGGTTCCAGCCGGGCTGACACAGGGTTTTGCAGAGATCGTCAAGAAGGTGACTCCAGCCGTGGTGAACATTGCGGTGACTGGGGGCGGAGAAGGCAAGGGGCGAGGTCGGAAATCGCCGTTGCCGCCAGGTCCATTTGGCGGACCTCCCGGTGAAGAAGGGCCAGAGGGCGAACTTCCAACTCCTCCGCCGATGCCTCCTGGTGGAGGGCATGGCCGTCCCGATCAAAGCGCAGGATCCGGTGTCATTTTTGACTCGAACGGATTTATCGTCACCAACAATCACGTTGTCGAAGGCGCCACGCAGATTACTGTCACGCTCAGCGATCGACGTGAATTCACCGCCAAGGTGGTGGGGACCGACCCGAAGACGGACTTGGCTGTGGTCAAAATCGATGCGAAGGATCTTCCATCGTTAAAGTGGGCGGACTATGACAAGTTGCAGGTCGGCGATATTGTGTTAGCCGTAGGCAGTCCGTTTGGGCTGAGTTCCACCGTGACCCTGGGTATCATTAGTGCGTTAGGCCGCGGCAATGTCGGTATTGCCGATTACGAAGACTTCATCCAGACCGACGCCGCGATTAATCCTGGCAACTCCGGCGGGGCCTTGGTCAATATGAACGGCGAACTCATGGGGATTAATACGGCTATTTTTTCAAGGACCGGCGGATCGGAGGGGATTGGATTTGCCATTCCCAGCAGTATTGCCCTGGACATCGTCGAGAGCCTGCAGAAGACCGGAAAAGTTGTGCGCGGCTGGATGGGCGTCGCCATTCAAGAAATCACGCCGGCCTTGGCCAAGTCGTTCAAGTTGCCTGAGCAGCGCAAAGGGGTCCTGATCAGCGATGTGAATGAGAACGGCCCGTCCCATACTGCGGGTATGAAACGTGGCGATGTGGTGATCGCGTTCAACGGGAAAGAAGTGCAAAACGTGAGTCAGTTGCGAAACCTCGTCGCCCGGACGATGGTCGGCAAGGATGCGCAGGTCACGGTATTGCGAAATGGCAAGGAGCAGACCATATCCGTGAAGGTGGCGGAGCGGCCGACGGATGAAATGTTGGCGAAGAAGGAGCCCTCGGCTCCCAAGGAGCCGGTCGAGACGGCCAAGCTGCCGGATAATGTCCTGGCCTCTATTCGGGTTCAGGCATTGGATGCCGCTACGATGAGTCAATTGAATATCCCGGCGAAGATGACCGGTGTGGTCGTGACGTCGGTCGACGCTGGCGGCTCTGCGGAAGCGGCGGGTCTGCAGCGCGGCGACGTGATTCAGGAAGTGAACCACGAAGTCGTGAAGACCCTTGATGACTACCAGAAAGCTTCGAGCAAATTGAAGAAAGACGAGTTAGCGGTCCTGTTGTTGAGTCGGCAGGGCAATAGCTTGTTTGTTGCAGTCAATCCCAAGTAA
- the tatC gene encoding twin-arginine translocase subunit TatC, which yields MSDGLNSLNQWLQDTIFKPLEDKKMPVMEHLVELQVRLTRAVIITALVFVGTFFYADTLVQWLRIPLQNMFVLGSLSWVPTDLPTVPFVFLAPAEALWQNVKVAGLFALVAATPYILLEVWQFVVPGLHAQERRFVAPFVLLSALAFYVGVGFSFFFVLPFALNFLLSYGVNAGFIPQISIAQYVGFALWFLMVFGLIFEVPLVITLMAKLGWVDAPFLKRYRKWAFLGSFIFAAILTPTPDPFNQCLMALPLYVFYEVGIVSAGFFNKKKPEESAVPVVVTATAENAKATGLSSVGEGDYVGVPTGRQR from the coding sequence ATGTCCGACGGTTTGAATTCGCTCAACCAGTGGCTGCAAGACACGATCTTTAAGCCGCTGGAAGATAAGAAGATGCCGGTGATGGAGCACCTTGTGGAGCTCCAGGTCCGGCTGACACGCGCGGTGATCATCACGGCGTTGGTGTTTGTCGGCACATTTTTTTATGCCGATACGTTGGTGCAGTGGCTTCGCATCCCCCTCCAGAACATGTTTGTGCTCGGGTCCCTCTCGTGGGTGCCGACCGATCTGCCGACCGTTCCATTCGTCTTTCTCGCGCCGGCTGAAGCCCTGTGGCAAAACGTGAAGGTGGCCGGGCTCTTTGCGCTTGTTGCGGCGACCCCGTATATTCTCTTGGAAGTGTGGCAATTCGTCGTGCCGGGCCTCCATGCCCAGGAGCGGCGATTTGTTGCGCCATTTGTGCTGCTGAGCGCCCTGGCGTTTTACGTGGGGGTCGGTTTTTCATTTTTCTTCGTCTTGCCGTTCGCACTGAACTTTTTGCTGTCCTATGGCGTCAACGCCGGTTTTATTCCCCAAATTTCTATTGCGCAGTACGTCGGATTTGCCTTGTGGTTCCTGATGGTATTCGGGCTGATTTTCGAGGTGCCGCTCGTCATTACCCTCATGGCAAAACTCGGGTGGGTCGATGCGCCGTTTCTCAAGCGATATCGGAAGTGGGCGTTTCTGGGGTCATTCATTTTCGCTGCCATCCTCACCCCGACACCCGATCCGTTCAATCAATGTCTGATGGCCCTGCCACTGTATGTGTTCTACGAAGTCGGTATTGTGAGCGCGGGATTCTTCAACAAAAAGAAGCCGGAAGAGTCGGCGGTGCCGGTTGTGGTGACTGCAACGGCGGAAAACGCGAAAGCGACTGGACTCTCCAGCGTGGGAGAGGGCGACTATGTCGGTGTGCCGACAGGGCGCCAGCGATAA
- a CDS encoding Mrp/NBP35 family ATP-binding protein, whose amino-acid sequence MARELNVIQPPSSGDSDACIYMWACAICDENETCQKDKEGHSRWLVAKRMERIEYKVLVMSNKGGVGKSTCTTNLAVSLALKGWHVGICDMDIHGPNIPKMVGAEGQKLKISSSGGIIPFQAYNLKIASMSFLLQNSDDPIIWRDAYKYEFINQLLGGVEWQDLNFLFVDLPPGTGNESVTTIDLLGNVSGAVIITTPQEVALLDSRKSVTFCKDSEVPIIGIVENMSGLECPHCHNHIDVFRKGGGEAAAADMGVPFLGRIPLDPDVVIQSDAGEPFAMFNSDSATAECYHDIANKVEAFCKKSGSLMKIAPRQAH is encoded by the coding sequence ATGGCTCGTGAATTGAACGTCATTCAACCTCCTAGTTCCGGCGACAGCGACGCCTGCATCTATATGTGGGCCTGTGCGATCTGCGACGAAAATGAAACCTGCCAGAAGGACAAGGAAGGGCACAGTCGCTGGCTGGTGGCCAAGCGGATGGAGCGCATCGAATACAAAGTGCTCGTCATGAGCAACAAGGGTGGCGTCGGGAAGAGCACCTGCACGACCAACCTCGCCGTGAGTCTTGCGCTCAAGGGATGGCATGTCGGGATCTGCGATATGGACATCCATGGACCGAACATCCCGAAGATGGTGGGGGCCGAAGGACAGAAGCTCAAGATCAGCAGTTCTGGCGGGATCATTCCCTTTCAGGCCTATAACCTGAAAATCGCTTCGATGTCGTTCTTGCTGCAGAATTCGGACGATCCGATCATCTGGCGCGATGCGTACAAATACGAGTTCATCAACCAGCTCTTAGGCGGCGTCGAGTGGCAGGATCTGAATTTTTTGTTTGTCGACCTGCCCCCAGGGACGGGCAATGAATCGGTGACGACGATCGATTTGCTCGGCAATGTCAGCGGGGCCGTGATCATTACGACACCGCAGGAAGTGGCCTTACTGGACTCCCGCAAGTCGGTGACCTTCTGCAAAGACAGCGAAGTGCCGATCATCGGGATTGTCGAGAACATGAGCGGGTTGGAATGCCCCCATTGTCACAACCACATCGATGTCTTCCGTAAAGGCGGCGGGGAAGCTGCCGCAGCGGATATGGGCGTGCCGTTTCTCGGGCGCATTCCACTCGATCCCGATGTCGTGATCCAATCCGACGCCGGTGAACCGTTTGCGATGTTCAATTCAGACTCCGCGACAGCCGAGTGTTATCACGACATTGCCAACAAGGTCGAAGCGTTCTGCAAGAAGAGCGGGTCGTTGATGAAGATCGCTCCTCGGCAGGCGCATTGA
- a CDS encoding molybdopterin molybdotransferase MoeA translates to MKATDATEGLTQLQEAQRIVLASTPTLGLEKISILDALGRVLGEDIVAERDNPPWNNSAMDGFAVRWEDIKQEHAIQKTVTLTVIEDVPAGKMPSKTVGAGQAIRIMTGAPIPKGADTVLKVEDTEHTPDSVRVFKPEAQGANIRPQGEDVKKGECIIAKGTQIRPGEAGMLAILAKSFVFVYQRPRVAILSTGDELADLDERFSEEKIINSNSYGIAAAVQEAGGIPFLLGIARDTPDALKEKISHGLTADILVLSGGVSMGDYDFTKTVFHELGAEMNFWKLAIRPGQPLAFGKIQGKLAFGLPGNPVSSMVTFEQLVRPAMLKMTGHLTYGRPVLQAVFQEKFSKRTDRRHFLRGVLTQEEGVFKVRTTGAQGSGILTSMVKANCLIDIPVEVERVSPGDLVSVQLLGGEAWPSHAGHAQTGSHKLSCC, encoded by the coding sequence GTGAAGGCTACAGACGCGACAGAGGGGCTTACGCAGCTGCAAGAGGCGCAACGGATCGTGCTGGCATCCACGCCGACGCTGGGCCTGGAGAAGATTTCGATCCTGGATGCCCTCGGTCGTGTCCTTGGCGAGGACATCGTCGCGGAGCGGGATAATCCACCCTGGAACAATAGCGCGATGGACGGGTTCGCGGTGCGGTGGGAGGATATCAAGCAGGAACATGCGATCCAGAAGACAGTCACGCTTACGGTGATCGAGGACGTGCCGGCCGGCAAGATGCCGTCAAAAACTGTCGGTGCGGGGCAGGCAATTCGCATCATGACTGGAGCTCCAATCCCGAAGGGAGCGGATACTGTCTTGAAGGTTGAAGATACGGAGCATACACCGGATTCCGTTCGCGTCTTCAAACCGGAAGCACAAGGCGCGAACATTCGCCCGCAAGGCGAAGACGTGAAGAAGGGTGAATGCATCATTGCCAAGGGGACCCAGATCAGGCCCGGTGAAGCAGGGATGTTGGCGATCCTCGCCAAGTCGTTCGTCTTCGTCTACCAACGACCCCGGGTGGCGATTTTGTCGACCGGCGATGAGTTGGCGGATTTGGATGAGCGGTTCAGTGAAGAAAAAATCATCAACTCGAATAGTTATGGGATTGCGGCTGCGGTCCAAGAGGCGGGCGGTATTCCCTTCCTGCTGGGGATCGCGAGAGACACGCCTGACGCCCTCAAAGAAAAAATTTCACATGGATTGACGGCGGATATCCTGGTGCTGTCCGGTGGCGTATCGATGGGCGATTATGATTTCACGAAGACGGTTTTCCACGAACTGGGCGCGGAAATGAACTTCTGGAAGCTGGCGATCAGGCCTGGGCAGCCTCTTGCGTTCGGCAAGATTCAGGGCAAGTTGGCGTTCGGCTTGCCGGGGAACCCCGTGTCCTCCATGGTGACGTTCGAGCAACTGGTGCGACCGGCGATGCTCAAAATGACCGGGCACCTGACCTACGGTCGGCCTGTTCTGCAGGCGGTCTTCCAGGAGAAATTTTCCAAGCGGACGGATCGCCGTCATTTTCTGCGTGGAGTGCTCACGCAAGAAGAGGGCGTCTTTAAGGTCCGAACGACCGGCGCTCAGGGGTCCGGAATTTTAACCTCGATGGTGAAGGCCAATTGTTTGATCGATATCCCAGTCGAGGTAGAGCGAGTCAGTCCTGGCGATCTGGTGTCGGTTCAACTGTTGGGCGGAGAAGCCTGGCCCAGCCATGCAGGGCATGCCCAGACCGGCTCTCACAAGCTGTCCTGTTGCTAA
- the mobB gene encoding molybdopterin-guanine dinucleotide biosynthesis protein B translates to MAVPIVSFVGRSNSGKTTLIERVIPELVRAGYKVATVKHAGHGFDLDTEGKDSWRHKRAGASSVMVLSKGSMAMFADVSDQMTVEEVRDRFLDCTYDLIIAEGWKHEGYPKIVIVREQVGEIPVSTDGLLAVVSDRQIDLSVPLFGLDDVVGVAALIMKQFPKSQSPLEHELEA, encoded by the coding sequence ATGGCCGTACCTATTGTCTCATTTGTCGGTCGGTCGAACAGCGGAAAGACCACGCTGATCGAGCGCGTGATTCCTGAATTGGTTCGGGCCGGTTACAAAGTCGCGACGGTGAAACATGCCGGACATGGCTTCGATCTCGATACCGAAGGCAAAGACAGCTGGCGCCATAAGCGCGCCGGTGCCAGCAGCGTGATGGTGCTCTCCAAGGGCAGCATGGCGATGTTTGCGGATGTGTCCGATCAGATGACGGTGGAGGAAGTGCGGGATCGGTTTCTTGACTGTACCTATGACCTGATTATCGCTGAAGGGTGGAAACACGAAGGGTATCCGAAGATCGTCATCGTCCGTGAGCAAGTCGGTGAAATTCCTGTGTCTACGGACGGGCTCTTGGCAGTGGTCTCAGATCGCCAGATCGATCTTTCCGTACCGTTATTCGGCCTGGACGATGTCGTCGGCGTGGCCGCGTTGATCATGAAACAATTTCCTAAATCGCAATCTCCTCTGGAGCATGAGCTGGAAGCCTAA
- a CDS encoding NapC/NirT family cytochrome c has product MSWKPKASILLVLVVGAIALGTVAIPVTNQPTFCASCHTIAPSYESWAKSSHREVTCVACHVRPGIEGWLRDKAWAGTKDVAIYLFGSPTDPHNLQAKVESSVCLGCHRSILRVSEVAPRDLPPPVNEVGLIMNHRKHLAAFATRGQGEGCTTCHSSVVHEKPIKGYPIVMPRGHFSSDAKPWLPDHPEGSYLRTRALSDCFRCHDGKTEHEGKVVSRKCETCHLPEKIANALLFN; this is encoded by the coding sequence ATGAGCTGGAAGCCTAAAGCATCCATCCTGCTGGTACTTGTCGTCGGCGCCATCGCGCTCGGCACTGTAGCCATTCCTGTCACAAACCAACCGACTTTCTGTGCCAGTTGCCATACCATCGCGCCATCCTATGAGAGCTGGGCGAAATCCTCGCATCGAGAGGTGACCTGTGTCGCCTGCCACGTGCGACCTGGCATCGAAGGCTGGCTTCGCGATAAGGCCTGGGCCGGGACGAAGGATGTCGCGATCTATTTGTTCGGCAGTCCGACCGATCCGCACAATTTGCAGGCGAAAGTCGAGTCTTCGGTGTGTTTGGGTTGTCATCGAAGCATTCTGCGGGTATCTGAGGTGGCCCCGCGCGATTTGCCGCCGCCGGTCAACGAGGTCGGTCTGATCATGAACCACCGCAAACATCTCGCCGCTTTTGCCACGCGCGGGCAGGGGGAGGGCTGCACGACGTGCCATTCTTCTGTGGTGCATGAAAAGCCGATCAAGGGGTATCCGATTGTCATGCCGCGCGGGCATTTCTCGTCCGATGCCAAACCCTGGCTTCCGGACCATCCGGAAGGTTCGTATTTGCGAACCAGGGCCCTCTCGGACTGTTTCCGATGTCACGATGGAAAGACGGAGCATGAGGGGAAGGTCGTGAGCCGGAAATGTGAAACCTGCCATCTTCCCGAGAAGATCGCCAACGCATTGCTCTTCAACTGA
- a CDS encoding ABC transporter ATP-binding protein encodes MSKPVLHVEHLVKQFDQFVAVNDISFDIKPGEILGLLGPNGAGKTTTIQMLLGLVTPTAGSIQVFGLDLSTDREAILQQVNFSSTYVSMPQALTVEENLWVIARLYGLSQIQQRVDGIVKRFEMEDVRHKVTRKLSSGQSTRLGLAKAFLTEPKILFLDEPTASLDPDIAQKIRSFLKEERRSSGLSVLYTSHNMHEMEEMTDRIIFLQKGKIVAEGTAQEIVARFGQADLEEVFVKLAREE; translated from the coding sequence ATGTCTAAACCCGTCTTGCACGTCGAACATCTGGTGAAACAGTTCGACCAGTTCGTTGCCGTCAACGATATCTCCTTCGACATCAAGCCGGGAGAGATCCTCGGGTTGTTAGGCCCGAATGGGGCGGGGAAAACCACCACGATTCAGATGCTGCTGGGGTTGGTGACGCCGACGGCCGGTTCCATTCAGGTGTTCGGCCTCGACCTGTCGACCGACCGGGAGGCTATTCTGCAGCAGGTGAATTTTTCTTCGACCTATGTCTCCATGCCGCAGGCGCTGACGGTCGAGGAAAACCTCTGGGTGATCGCGCGGCTGTACGGTCTGTCTCAGATCCAACAGCGGGTCGATGGCATCGTGAAGCGGTTTGAGATGGAAGATGTTCGCCATAAAGTCACGCGCAAGCTGTCCTCCGGTCAAAGCACTCGTCTTGGACTCGCCAAGGCTTTTTTGACAGAGCCGAAGATTCTGTTCCTCGATGAACCGACTGCCAGTCTCGACCCCGATATCGCACAAAAGATTCGAAGCTTTCTCAAGGAAGAGCGGCGATCGTCCGGGCTGAGTGTGCTCTATACCTCGCACAACATGCATGAGATGGAAGAGATGACGGATCGGATCATCTTTCTCCAGAAGGGGAAAATTGTGGCGGAGGGGACGGCGCAGGAGATTGTGGCGCGGTTTGGACAGGCGGATCTGGAAGAAGTGTTTGTGAAGTTGGCGCGGGAAGAGTAG
- a CDS encoding ABC transporter permease, translating into MKIHRIHALVARYLYLYRRSLPRMMEIFYWPFLDLVIWGFITVYLMKFQGEIPGAVTFFLGALILWDVLFRAQQGITISFLEEIWSRNLMNLFASPLKPSEFLAATMVMSILKVVAVSVVMVVCAGLFYSYNIFVIGMWLVPFVLNLVMTGWIIGVLTTALIMRFGQEAEVLAWSMVFLFQPISCVFYPMEVLPGWLQAIAWMNPAAHVFEGMRAVLNASVSPIAHLAWATGLNLVLLGLVIAGFHWMFELCRERGLLVRIGE; encoded by the coding sequence ATGAAGATCCATCGAATTCATGCGTTGGTGGCGAGGTATTTGTACCTGTATCGGCGCAGCTTGCCGCGCATGATGGAAATTTTCTATTGGCCGTTTCTTGACCTGGTCATCTGGGGGTTCATTACGGTCTATCTCATGAAGTTCCAAGGAGAGATTCCTGGGGCGGTCACGTTCTTTTTGGGAGCCTTGATCCTCTGGGATGTGCTGTTTCGCGCGCAGCAGGGGATTACGATTTCGTTTCTGGAAGAGATTTGGTCGAGAAATCTCATGAACTTGTTTGCCAGTCCGCTCAAGCCGAGCGAGTTCCTGGCCGCGACGATGGTGATGAGTATCTTAAAGGTGGTCGCGGTGTCTGTGGTCATGGTCGTCTGTGCGGGTTTGTTCTACTCCTACAATATCTTTGTGATCGGGATGTGGCTCGTTCCGTTCGTGTTGAACCTCGTGATGACAGGATGGATTATCGGGGTGCTGACCACGGCCCTCATTATGCGGTTCGGCCAGGAAGCGGAAGTCTTAGCATGGAGCATGGTCTTCCTGTTCCAGCCCATCTCCTGCGTGTTCTATCCGATGGAGGTGCTTCCAGGTTGGCTGCAGGCCATTGCCTGGATGAACCCGGCTGCCCATGTCTTTGAAGGCATGCGCGCGGTGCTGAATGCCTCCGTCTCACCGATCGCCCATCTCGCATGGGCAACCGGCTTGAATCTGGTGCTTCTCGGTCTGGTCATTGCGGGGTTCCATTGGATGTTCGAGCTGTGCCGGGAACGGGGCCTGCTGGTACGTATTGGAGAGTGA
- a CDS encoding RNA-binding protein: MGSKIYVGGLPYSATEQELSDLFGRHGSVASARIITDKFTGQSRGFGFVEMSSDGEAQAAVAALNGAEMGGRTLTVNEARPQEPRTGGGGGFGGGGGGGRGGAGGGKRDRY, from the coding sequence ATGGGTTCAAAGATCTACGTCGGTGGGTTGCCCTATTCAGCGACCGAGCAGGAGTTGAGTGACCTGTTCGGGCGGCATGGTTCCGTCGCGTCAGCGCGGATCATTACGGATAAGTTTACGGGACAGTCACGAGGCTTCGGCTTCGTCGAGATGTCTTCTGATGGGGAAGCCCAGGCAGCCGTTGCCGCACTGAACGGTGCGGAAATGGGTGGCCGGACCTTAACCGTCAATGAAGCGCGTCCCCAGGAGCCCCGTACGGGCGGTGGCGGCGGATTTGGTGGCGGCGGTGGTGGTGGCCGAGGCGGTGCCGGCGGCGGCAAGCGCGATCGCTACTAA